A genomic region of uncultured Roseibium sp. contains the following coding sequences:
- a CDS encoding ABC transporter ATP-binding protein has product MLELDQLVMDFSGFKAVNGCSFRVEENSITGLIGPNGAGKTTLFNLIAGALQPTSGSIRFLGEDVTSLASHQLFHKGLVRTFQIPHEFHKLTALENLMMVPPSQPGESLFANWLAWGRVKSSEHDVEHKAYETLEFLELSHVAHERAGNLSGGQKKLLELGRTMMTDAKLVLLDEPAAGVNRTLLRKLEAKIEILNKERGYTFILIEHDMEMIEKLCDPVVCMAEGRVLIQGDFQTVRSDPQVLEAYLGETTGDAA; this is encoded by the coding sequence ATGCTTGAGCTTGACCAGCTCGTCATGGATTTCAGCGGGTTCAAGGCGGTCAATGGCTGCTCGTTCCGCGTCGAAGAAAACAGCATCACCGGACTGATCGGCCCCAACGGGGCGGGAAAGACGACGCTCTTCAATCTCATTGCCGGAGCATTGCAGCCGACGAGCGGCAGCATTCGGTTCCTGGGTGAAGACGTCACGAGCCTTGCCAGCCATCAGCTGTTTCACAAGGGTCTCGTCCGCACGTTCCAGATCCCGCACGAGTTTCACAAACTGACCGCGCTCGAAAATCTGATGATGGTACCGCCGTCACAGCCTGGAGAGAGCCTGTTTGCGAACTGGCTCGCATGGGGGCGTGTCAAATCCTCTGAGCACGACGTGGAGCACAAGGCCTATGAAACGCTCGAGTTTCTGGAATTGAGTCACGTTGCCCATGAACGCGCGGGCAACCTGTCTGGCGGTCAGAAGAAACTGCTCGAACTGGGTCGTACCATGATGACCGATGCGAAACTGGTTCTGCTGGACGAACCTGCAGCCGGCGTCAACCGGACCCTTTTGCGCAAGCTGGAAGCCAAGATCGAGATCCTCAACAAGGAACGCGGCTACACCTTCATCCTGATCGAACACGACATGGAGATGATCGAGAAGCTCTGCGATCCGGTTGTCTGCATGGCCGAGGGCCGGGTGCTGATCCAGGGCGACTTCCAGACCGTTCGCTCCGACCCGCAGGTTCTGGAAGCGTATCTGGGCGAAACCACGGGAGATGCCGCATGA
- a CDS encoding NAD(P)/FAD-dependent oxidoreductase — protein sequence MRDLDVLVLGGGAAGLMCGIEAAKRGRRVLVVDHAKRPADKIRISGGGRCNFTNLHCTPANFLSQNSRFCVSALKRYTQQDFLALVEKHRIAWHEKTLGQLFCDNSAKDIIRMLLDELDAAGGTLQLETGVKAVEKPDAWFSVATSKGPLKAKSLVVATGGPSIPKMGATGFGYDLARQFGLEVVSPRAALVPLTFSDANKDLCARLSGVSVDACVSFGKTMFREGLLFTHRGLSGPSILQISSYWQEGNPISVDLLPQTDVFDALRKARRDSPKQDLRTSLTQLLPNRLAEELAKAFSLGGRLADQSDKVLRRASDQLNRWQLTPVGTEGYRTAEVTLGGVSTKELSSKTMESTRVSGLYFIGEVVDVTGHLGGFNFQWAWSSGHAAGQFV from the coding sequence ATGCGTGATCTGGATGTTCTTGTGCTTGGCGGCGGTGCCGCCGGTCTGATGTGTGGAATTGAGGCTGCCAAGCGGGGCCGCAGGGTGCTGGTTGTCGACCACGCCAAGCGGCCGGCGGACAAGATCCGGATCTCGGGCGGTGGCCGCTGCAATTTCACCAATCTGCACTGCACGCCTGCGAATTTCCTGTCGCAGAACTCGCGGTTCTGCGTTTCGGCTCTCAAACGCTACACCCAGCAGGACTTTCTGGCGCTTGTCGAAAAGCACCGCATTGCCTGGCATGAGAAAACCCTCGGACAGCTCTTCTGCGACAACAGCGCCAAGGACATCATCCGCATGCTGTTGGACGAACTCGATGCGGCGGGTGGAACGCTGCAACTGGAAACCGGCGTCAAGGCGGTTGAAAAACCCGACGCGTGGTTTTCGGTGGCAACGTCCAAGGGGCCGCTCAAGGCGAAATCGCTGGTCGTGGCGACGGGGGGGCCGTCGATCCCGAAAATGGGCGCGACCGGTTTCGGCTACGATCTTGCCAGGCAATTCGGGCTGGAGGTGGTTTCGCCGCGCGCCGCGCTGGTGCCGCTGACCTTTTCCGATGCCAACAAGGATCTGTGTGCGCGCTTGTCCGGCGTTTCGGTCGATGCCTGCGTCTCCTTCGGCAAGACGATGTTTCGCGAGGGACTGCTGTTCACCCATCGCGGCCTGTCGGGGCCGTCGATCCTCCAGATCTCGTCCTACTGGCAAGAGGGCAATCCGATATCCGTCGACCTGCTGCCGCAGACGGATGTGTTCGACGCCCTGCGGAAGGCGCGCCGCGACAGTCCGAAACAGGACCTGAGGACATCCCTCACTCAGTTGCTGCCCAACCGGCTTGCCGAGGAGCTGGCAAAGGCGTTTTCCCTGGGTGGCCGGCTTGCCGATCAGTCCGACAAGGTGCTGCGGCGGGCCTCGGACCAGCTCAACCGCTGGCAGCTGACACCGGTCGGAACGGAAGGCTACCGGACAGCGGAGGTCACGCTTGGCGGCGTCAGCACGAAGGAACTGTCCTCCAAGACGATGGAAAGCACCAGGGTGTCCGGCCTCTATTTTATCGGCGAGGTGGTCGACGTCACCGGACATCTCGGCGGCTTCAATTTCCAGTGGGCCTGGTCGTCAGGCCACGCGGCCGGTCAATTTGTTTGA
- a CDS encoding branched-chain amino acid ABC transporter permease: MDLFELLNFYIVPGVVLGSIYALGAVGITLIFGILRYAHLAHGDLATLGAFLALAVVTGFGVSPYAALPVAIIGTAAVAVGIDKVFYEHLRERPKIVTVMASLGIALMIRAVVQVVWGVDTQTYTRGIVRPEDYFGIRVRDREIYTILAMVVLVGFLQVFLTRSKWGKAMRAMSDNPNLALLSGIDNKKVVMLTWVIAGGLCAASGFFLGINTELKAMMGWHMLLPMFAAAILGGVGRVEGAVLGGLIVGVAEEVSVLFIPSEYKAAMAFAILLFMLLVRPTGLLKGKVL, from the coding sequence ATGGATCTTTTTGAGCTTCTGAATTTCTATATCGTGCCGGGCGTCGTGCTTGGCTCCATCTATGCGCTGGGTGCGGTCGGGATCACCCTGATCTTCGGTATCCTGAGATATGCACACCTGGCCCATGGCGATCTGGCGACACTCGGGGCATTCCTTGCACTCGCTGTCGTCACCGGATTTGGCGTCTCGCCTTATGCCGCGCTTCCCGTTGCCATCATCGGAACGGCGGCGGTCGCCGTCGGGATCGACAAGGTCTTTTATGAGCATTTGCGCGAACGTCCCAAGATCGTGACCGTGATGGCCTCGCTTGGCATCGCGCTGATGATCCGTGCCGTCGTCCAGGTTGTCTGGGGTGTCGATACGCAGACCTACACCCGCGGCATCGTGCGGCCGGAGGACTATTTCGGCATTCGCGTTCGAGACCGGGAAATCTACACGATCCTGGCGATGGTCGTCCTCGTCGGTTTCCTGCAGGTCTTCCTGACCCGGTCAAAGTGGGGCAAGGCCATGCGTGCCATGTCCGACAATCCGAACCTGGCCCTGTTGTCGGGCATCGACAACAAGAAGGTGGTCATGCTGACCTGGGTGATTGCCGGCGGCCTGTGTGCCGCGTCCGGCTTCTTCCTCGGCATCAACACCGAACTGAAGGCGATGATGGGCTGGCACATGCTGCTGCCCATGTTCGCCGCCGCCATTCTCGGCGGTGTCGGGAGGGTGGAAGGCGCCGTGCTTGGCGGTCTGATCGTCGGCGTCGCGGAGGAGGTCTCGGTGCTGTTCATTCCAAGCGAGTACAAGGCCGCCATGGCCTTTGCGATCTTGCTGTTCATGTTGCTTGTGCGCCCGACCGGGCTGCTCAAGGGCAAAGTGCTTTAA
- a CDS encoding branched-chain amino acid ABC transporter permease, with amino-acid sequence MELLGLVNYALFMAIFICIYALLALGLNIQWGFAGLFNAGIAGFFAVGAYTSAIISTPPADGRIGGFDLHFVVGWIAAMLAAALVAWPIGKICLRFRSDYLAIATIGIAEIIRLVIKSEPALTNGARGISSIPRPAGDLAYMESQIAYLVIVLAVLIAVYFLVERQFNAPWGRMMRAIRDNEDAAKAMGKNVEFRRLEAFIFGAALMGLGGALFAHFNRSITPEAIDPMVATFLIWIMLILGGSGNNRGAILGAAVVWIIWSVSEIATDRLPTEYAVQAKYIRLFLIGLMLQLVLRFRPEGLLPEPLRGDQRVTKSGADHN; translated from the coding sequence ATGGAACTACTGGGCCTCGTCAATTACGCCCTCTTCATGGCGATCTTCATCTGCATCTATGCCCTTCTGGCACTTGGCCTGAATATCCAGTGGGGGTTTGCGGGTCTGTTCAATGCCGGGATCGCCGGTTTCTTCGCCGTCGGTGCCTACACCTCTGCGATCATCTCGACGCCGCCTGCAGATGGCCGCATCGGCGGCTTCGACCTTCACTTCGTTGTCGGCTGGATCGCGGCCATGCTGGCCGCCGCGCTTGTGGCCTGGCCGATCGGCAAGATCTGTTTGCGCTTCCGGTCCGACTATCTTGCGATCGCCACCATCGGTATTGCCGAAATCATCCGTCTGGTGATCAAGTCCGAGCCCGCCCTGACCAATGGCGCACGCGGGATTTCCAGCATTCCCCGTCCGGCGGGCGACCTGGCCTATATGGAATCCCAGATCGCCTATCTGGTCATCGTGCTCGCGGTTCTGATCGCGGTCTATTTCCTGGTCGAGCGCCAGTTCAATGCGCCCTGGGGCCGCATGATGCGCGCCATCCGCGACAACGAAGACGCGGCCAAGGCAATGGGCAAGAATGTCGAATTCCGCCGCCTGGAAGCTTTTATCTTCGGGGCGGCGCTGATGGGGCTTGGCGGCGCGCTGTTTGCCCATTTCAACCGCTCGATCACGCCGGAAGCCATCGATCCGATGGTGGCGACGTTCCTGATCTGGATCATGTTGATCCTGGGCGGATCCGGCAACAATCGGGGCGCAATACTCGGCGCGGCCGTCGTTTGGATCATTTGGTCCGTTTCAGAGATTGCAACCGACCGTCTTCCGACTGAATATGCGGTCCAGGCAAAATACATCCGTCTGTTCCTGATCGGCCTCATGCTGCAGCTCGTGCTGCGCTTCCGGCCGGAGGGGCTGCTCCCCGAGCCATTGAGGGGAGACCAGCGGGTAACGAAATCCGGAGCGGACCACAATTAG
- a CDS encoding EAL domain-containing protein: protein MFVNEDESTAAIDIAEGKVDQSILLELYDRLDSAVWIFDFDHKRYLWANRKTLEITDALSLEELQSRDLGADMSPAVEQRLRQYQQDFCTSDVSFSEIWTLYPKGKPKVLQIAMSGIRLRDGRMALLCEGREHHEQQPETLRSAEALLHTTVMISLFSKEGMPLYRNTASRAAALTLETPFLEQFVHAEDATDLFEIVERERTHKFVARVETRSGPRWHELTVRACHDAVTGQPAYLVSETDVTELHETKERAQYLASHDTLTGLANRTYLQERLTLILHAAKRNNQTASFYLLDLDDFKLVNDSLGHAAGDTLLQIVADELKSIACPEDVIARHGGDEFLICTLEGRDGTEPGRFGHALLQSFATPKIIEGKQRKVGLSIGYACFPRDGDTVDELMRHADLALYQAKSDANNKCVRFDAYMRRLRDEHRAIKKDLERALKEDEFILHYQPIACTSSDRVVSGEALLRWQHPERGLIGPDDFVHVAEEAGLISDIGAWVAREVAGLQNRLDGLEYSVPLTLALNVSPRQLSDSGFLGFMKALPGETGCAPDRISLEITESVILGDIPNARETLATLKECGYQIVIDDFGTGYSNLAYLHNYPIDGIKIDRVFMEDIDAGGEIVKLILSLATALGADVVAEGVETIDQRSWLSRNGCDRYQGYLYSRPVPLERFLSMLETQHRLASM, encoded by the coding sequence TTGTTCGTAAATGAAGATGAAAGCACTGCCGCGATCGACATAGCCGAGGGCAAAGTCGATCAGAGCATCCTTCTGGAGCTTTACGACCGCCTCGACTCGGCCGTCTGGATTTTCGATTTCGACCACAAGCGATACCTGTGGGCCAACCGCAAGACGCTGGAAATCACGGACGCTCTTTCCCTCGAGGAACTTCAATCGCGCGACCTCGGGGCCGACATGTCGCCAGCCGTGGAACAGCGCCTGAGGCAATATCAGCAGGACTTCTGCACCAGCGACGTCAGTTTTTCAGAGATCTGGACACTTTACCCGAAAGGCAAGCCCAAGGTACTCCAGATCGCGATGAGCGGTATCCGCCTGCGCGACGGACGGATGGCACTCCTGTGCGAAGGCCGCGAGCATCACGAACAGCAGCCGGAAACGCTACGCAGCGCCGAAGCCCTCCTGCACACCACCGTGATGATTTCGCTGTTCTCGAAGGAAGGCATGCCGCTCTACAGAAACACGGCCTCCCGCGCAGCCGCGCTTACCCTTGAAACGCCTTTTCTCGAACAGTTTGTCCATGCCGAAGACGCCACCGACCTGTTCGAGATCGTCGAACGCGAACGCACCCACAAATTCGTCGCCCGCGTCGAAACGAGATCCGGGCCGCGATGGCATGAACTGACGGTTCGCGCCTGCCACGATGCCGTAACCGGCCAGCCGGCTTACCTTGTCAGTGAGACCGATGTCACGGAGCTTCACGAGACCAAGGAGCGCGCGCAGTATCTTGCAAGCCACGATACGCTGACGGGCCTGGCCAACCGGACCTACCTTCAGGAACGCCTCACGCTCATCCTGCATGCGGCGAAGCGGAACAACCAGACCGCTTCCTTCTATCTGCTGGATCTCGACGACTTCAAACTGGTCAACGATTCCCTCGGACATGCGGCGGGCGACACGCTCCTGCAAATCGTCGCCGACGAACTCAAGTCCATTGCCTGTCCGGAAGACGTGATCGCCCGGCATGGCGGCGACGAGTTTCTGATCTGTACGCTGGAAGGAAGGGATGGCACGGAACCGGGCCGTTTCGGCCACGCCCTGCTGCAGTCTTTCGCCACGCCAAAGATCATCGAGGGCAAACAGCGGAAAGTCGGCCTCAGCATCGGCTATGCCTGTTTCCCGCGAGACGGCGACACGGTCGACGAACTCATGAGGCATGCGGATCTGGCGCTCTACCAGGCCAAATCCGATGCCAACAACAAATGCGTCCGGTTCGACGCCTACATGCGGCGGCTGCGCGATGAACACAGGGCCATCAAGAAGGATCTTGAACGCGCGCTGAAAGAGGATGAGTTCATCCTTCACTATCAACCGATTGCGTGCACGAGTTCCGACAGGGTTGTTTCGGGTGAAGCACTGCTGCGCTGGCAGCATCCGGAGCGGGGCCTCATCGGACCGGACGATTTCGTGCATGTCGCTGAAGAGGCCGGACTTATCTCGGACATAGGCGCATGGGTTGCCCGGGAAGTTGCCGGGCTGCAGAACCGCCTGGACGGGCTCGAGTACTCCGTTCCGCTTACGCTCGCGCTCAATGTGTCACCGCGGCAACTGTCGGACAGCGGGTTTCTCGGTTTCATGAAGGCCCTGCCCGGCGAGACCGGCTGCGCACCCGACAGGATTTCCCTGGAAATCACCGAATCCGTGATCCTCGGTGACATACCCAACGCGCGCGAAACGCTGGCGACGCTCAAGGAATGCGGCTACCAGATCGTCATCGACGATTTCGGCACCGGCTACTCCAACCTCGCCTATCTTCACAACTACCCGATCGACGGCATCAAGATCGACCGCGTCTTCATGGAAGACATCGATGCGGGCGGGGAAATCGTCAAACTCATCCTGTCGCTGGCCACGGCGCTCGGCGCGGATGTTGTCGCCGAAGGGGTCGAGACCATCGACCAACGATCCTGGCTGTCCAGAAACGGCTGCGACCGGTACCAGGGCTACCTCTATTCAAGGCCGGTGCCCCTTGAGCGGTTCCTGTCGATGCTGGAAACGCAGCACCGGCTGGCCTCTATGTAA
- a CDS encoding L-serine ammonia-lyase yields the protein MFISVFDIFKIGIGPSSSHTVGPMVAVGRFLERVRGLSGAEAKAVRLTVTLHGSLAFTGKGHATDKAICLGLLGEQPDTLDPDCVEPLLDTLLRDRKLRIAGLPELDFDPGRDVIFDYGPPLPLHANGMTFRLLDRAGAEIDSFVYYSIGGGFVVSEPELRNTTNAPVADLSAQIVPFPFATARQMLEMGREAGLSIAEMKLRNECADKSAEEVEAGIDRLWSAMDACINRGITQAGILPGGLKVKRRAADIYQQLIREGRSNPLFEHSVVDWLGVYAMAVNEENAAGGRVVTAPTNGAAGVIPAVTRYYLDHCPTADQAGVRVFLLTAAAVGGIIKSNASISGAEVGCQGEVGSASAMAAAGLCAALGGTNAQIENAAEIALEHHLGMTCDPIAGLVQVPCIERNALGSVKAVTAASLALRGDGTHFVPLDGCIETMRQTGMDMMEQYKETSRGGLAVNIVEC from the coding sequence ATGTTCATCAGCGTCTTCGACATCTTCAAGATCGGGATCGGTCCCTCCAGCTCGCACACCGTCGGCCCGATGGTGGCCGTTGGCCGGTTCCTCGAAAGGGTGCGCGGCCTGTCCGGAGCCGAAGCCAAGGCGGTTCGCCTCACCGTCACCCTGCACGGGTCGCTTGCCTTCACGGGGAAAGGCCACGCGACCGACAAGGCGATTTGCCTCGGCCTGCTGGGCGAACAGCCCGACACGCTCGACCCGGACTGCGTCGAGCCATTGCTCGATACGCTTCTAAGGGACCGGAAGCTCCGCATTGCAGGTCTGCCAGAGCTAGACTTTGATCCCGGGCGGGATGTCATCTTCGACTATGGCCCGCCGCTGCCGCTCCATGCCAACGGCATGACTTTCCGGCTTCTGGACAGGGCCGGTGCCGAGATCGACAGCTTCGTCTACTATTCGATCGGCGGCGGGTTTGTCGTCAGCGAGCCGGAACTCCGCAACACGACCAACGCACCGGTCGCTGACCTTTCGGCACAGATCGTTCCCTTCCCGTTCGCGACGGCCAGGCAGATGCTTGAGATGGGCCGCGAGGCGGGTCTTTCTATCGCGGAGATGAAGCTGCGCAACGAATGCGCAGACAAGTCAGCCGAGGAGGTCGAGGCGGGAATCGACCGGCTCTGGTCTGCCATGGACGCCTGCATCAACCGGGGCATCACCCAGGCCGGCATTCTTCCCGGCGGCCTCAAGGTGAAAAGGCGCGCCGCCGACATTTACCAGCAGCTCATTCGCGAGGGCCGGAGCAATCCGCTGTTCGAACACAGCGTCGTTGACTGGCTCGGCGTCTATGCCATGGCCGTGAACGAGGAGAACGCCGCCGGCGGACGGGTGGTCACCGCACCGACCAACGGGGCGGCCGGCGTCATTCCCGCCGTCACGCGCTATTATCTCGACCACTGCCCCACGGCCGATCAGGCCGGCGTGCGCGTGTTTCTTCTGACGGCTGCCGCCGTCGGAGGCATCATCAAGTCGAACGCATCGATCTCCGGTGCCGAGGTCGGCTGCCAGGGGGAAGTCGGGTCTGCGTCGGCGATGGCAGCCGCCGGACTGTGCGCCGCGCTCGGCGGCACCAACGCGCAGATCGAAAACGCTGCGGAGATCGCGCTTGAACATCACCTCGGCATGACTTGCGACCCGATTGCCGGCCTCGTTCAGGTTCCGTGCATCGAGCGCAACGCGCTCGGCTCGGTCAAGGCGGTGACTGCTGCCTCGCTTGCCCTGCGCGGCGACGGAACGCATTTCGTGCCGCTGGACGGGTGCATCGAAACCATGCGCCAGACCGGCATGGACATGATGGAACAGTACAAGGAAACCTCTCGGGGCGGTCTCGCCGTTAACATCGTCGAATGTTAA
- a CDS encoding ABC transporter ATP-binding protein — MTALLSMEHLTGGYGEADILQDVSMSVSQDEIVVIVGPNGAGKSTAMKSVFGLLTIRGGKMLFDGDDITGWAPNRIVQRGICYVPQVDNIFREMSIQENLEMGGFLKTGDLSAAYDRVYELFPDLKERRKTLAGSLSGGQRQMVAMGRALMLDPKLLLLDEPTAGLSPKYMEQIFQICRDVRDTGVAILLVEQHAKQALAFADRGYVLAAGKNRHEGTGADLLADREVAEMFLGG, encoded by the coding sequence ATGACTGCGCTTCTGTCGATGGAACACCTGACCGGCGGTTACGGTGAGGCCGATATCCTGCAGGATGTCTCCATGTCCGTTTCGCAGGACGAGATTGTCGTCATTGTCGGACCGAACGGTGCCGGCAAGTCCACGGCCATGAAGTCCGTCTTCGGTTTGCTGACCATTCGCGGCGGCAAGATGCTGTTTGATGGCGACGATATCACCGGCTGGGCGCCGAACCGCATTGTCCAGCGCGGGATATGCTACGTGCCGCAGGTGGACAACATCTTCCGGGAAATGTCGATCCAGGAAAATCTGGAAATGGGCGGCTTTCTCAAGACCGGTGATCTGTCGGCGGCCTATGACAGGGTGTATGAACTGTTCCCAGATCTGAAGGAACGCCGCAAGACGCTTGCCGGAAGCCTGTCCGGCGGTCAGCGCCAGATGGTTGCCATGGGCCGCGCCTTGATGCTCGACCCCAAGCTGCTCCTGCTGGACGAGCCGACGGCGGGTCTGTCGCCGAAATATATGGAACAGATTTTCCAGATCTGCCGCGATGTGCGCGACACCGGCGTTGCCATCCTGCTTGTCGAGCAGCATGCAAAGCAGGCGCTCGCCTTTGCCGACCGGGGCTATGTTCTGGCAGCCGGCAAGAACCGGCATGAGGGCACCGGTGCGGATCTTCTGGCCGACCGTGAAGTCGCCGAAATGTTCCTGGGTGGGTGA
- the kynU gene encoding kynureninase produces MTSPHPLDETDVLARKKDAFSIPEGVIYLDGNSLGVLPKHVPDRVAAVIGTEWGTSLIRAWNTHSWIDLPQRTGDRIGRLIGAPGGTVVACDSTSVNVFKVLAAALSLNPGRKVILSDNGNFPTDLYVASGLKDLLERGHELKIVAPEEVEASIDEKVAVMMLTQVDYRTGRVHDMETLTRKAHEAGALAIWDLAHSAGAIEVDLEGAGADFAIGCGYKYLNGGPGAPAFLYVAARHLDQVTSPLTGWMGHEAPFAFDLDYRPVSGISRMTVGTPAILALSSLHAALDVFDDVDMASIRAKSVSLSELFIAEVEARCPQLTLASPRDPDARGSQVSFRFEEGYAVMQALIARGVIGDFRAPDVMRFGFTPLYLSHGDIIDAVTVLEDILETGSWDHPRFKTRAKVT; encoded by the coding sequence ATGACCTCACCGCACCCGCTAGATGAGACCGATGTTTTGGCCCGCAAGAAAGACGCCTTTTCGATTCCTGAAGGCGTGATCTATCTCGACGGCAATTCGCTCGGCGTGCTGCCGAAACACGTTCCGGACCGGGTCGCCGCTGTCATCGGCACCGAGTGGGGAACCAGCCTGATCCGTGCCTGGAATACCCACAGCTGGATCGATCTTCCCCAGCGGACCGGTGACCGGATCGGCCGTCTCATCGGGGCGCCGGGGGGCACGGTGGTCGCCTGCGACAGCACGTCGGTCAACGTCTTCAAGGTGCTGGCCGCCGCCTTGTCGCTCAATCCTGGCCGCAAGGTTATTCTGTCCGACAACGGCAATTTCCCGACCGATCTTTACGTGGCCTCCGGGCTGAAGGACCTTCTGGAGCGCGGTCATGAACTGAAGATCGTCGCGCCGGAGGAGGTCGAGGCCTCCATCGACGAAAAGGTGGCGGTCATGATGCTGACCCAGGTCGACTACCGGACAGGCCGCGTTCATGACATGGAGACGCTGACCCGGAAAGCGCACGAGGCCGGAGCGCTTGCGATCTGGGATCTTGCCCATTCGGCCGGCGCGATCGAAGTTGATCTGGAGGGAGCCGGCGCAGACTTCGCGATCGGTTGCGGCTACAAGTACCTGAACGGCGGCCCGGGCGCACCGGCCTTCCTCTATGTTGCAGCCAGGCACCTCGATCAGGTCACCTCGCCCCTGACCGGCTGGATGGGGCACGAAGCCCCGTTTGCATTCGATCTCGACTACAGGCCGGTTTCGGGCATCAGCCGCATGACGGTCGGAACGCCGGCGATCCTGGCGCTTTCCAGCCTTCACGCGGCGCTGGATGTGTTCGACGACGTCGACATGGCGTCGATCCGGGCCAAGTCGGTTTCGCTCAGCGAATTGTTCATTGCGGAGGTTGAGGCAAGATGTCCGCAACTGACACTGGCGAGCCCGCGCGACCCGGATGCGCGGGGCAGCCAGGTTTCGTTCCGGTTCGAGGAAGGCTATGCGGTGATGCAGGCCCTGATCGCGCGCGGCGTCATCGGCGATTTTCGCGCACCGGACGTGATGCGCTTCGGGTTCACACCCCTTTACCTGTCACACGGCGATATCATCGACGCGGTCACGGTCCTGGAGGACATCCTGGAAACCGGCAGCTGGGACCATCCCAGGTTCAAGACGCGCGCCAAGGTTACATAG
- a CDS encoding ABC transporter substrate-binding protein codes for MKTKFLALAAGMMAATALASAPAQADVKIGLIGGVSGPIAAMAPAMIDAAQLAVQQVNEQGGIGDGETLVGVVGDSACNPQGGTDAATKAVNIEGVVGIVGPHCSGAVLAAAGSVTIPAGIALITPSGTSPEISGLEDKGTVFRTVPSDDYQGRALARTMKDMGYGKVAVAYLNNDYGTGLANAFKAEYVDELGGDITQFAAHEEGKASYRSNLAELAKGGADTLVIFDYGDGTGLTILRQALENGFFDKFVGGDGMKSDAVINELGAENLATFVASSPVGEASESLDMFNEAFKGVGGDPDAIFANTSYDAAFLLALAVEKAGGKKEDVAAAVVEVSNGEGEAILPGEWKKAKELIAAGTAIDYKGAAGDHNFDAKGDVPGTYALFEVGSNGFETITEMK; via the coding sequence ATGAAAACCAAGTTTCTTGCACTTGCTGCCGGTATGATGGCTGCAACCGCGCTGGCATCGGCGCCCGCTCAGGCCGACGTGAAGATCGGACTGATCGGCGGCGTATCCGGCCCGATCGCGGCCATGGCTCCGGCCATGATCGATGCGGCCCAACTGGCCGTTCAGCAGGTGAACGAGCAGGGCGGCATCGGCGACGGTGAGACCCTGGTCGGCGTCGTCGGCGACAGCGCCTGCAACCCGCAGGGCGGTACGGACGCAGCCACCAAGGCCGTCAATATCGAAGGTGTCGTCGGCATCGTCGGCCCGCATTGCTCGGGCGCTGTTCTGGCGGCTGCCGGATCGGTGACGATCCCGGCCGGCATCGCGCTGATCACGCCGTCCGGCACCTCGCCGGAAATCTCCGGCCTGGAAGACAAGGGCACCGTGTTCCGTACCGTGCCGTCCGATGACTACCAGGGCCGTGCGCTCGCCCGCACCATGAAGGACATGGGCTACGGCAAGGTTGCAGTCGCCTATCTCAACAACGACTACGGCACCGGCCTCGCCAATGCGTTCAAGGCCGAATATGTCGATGAACTCGGTGGCGACATCACCCAGTTCGCAGCGCACGAGGAAGGCAAAGCGTCCTATCGCTCCAATCTGGCGGAACTCGCCAAGGGTGGCGCGGACACGCTCGTGATCTTCGACTATGGCGACGGCACCGGTCTCACCATTCTGCGCCAGGCGCTGGAAAACGGTTTCTTCGACAAGTTCGTCGGCGGTGACGGCATGAAGTCCGACGCCGTGATCAACGAACTCGGCGCGGAAAACCTGGCGACCTTCGTCGCGTCTTCCCCGGTTGGCGAAGCCTCCGAATCGCTCGACATGTTCAACGAAGCCTTCAAGGGCGTCGGTGGCGATCCGGATGCGATCTTTGCCAACACGTCTTATGACGCAGCGTTCCTGCTGGCACTGGCCGTTGAAAAGGCCGGCGGCAAGAAGGAAGACGTCGCCGCTGCTGTCGTCGAGGTTTCCAACGGTGAAGGCGAAGCCATTCTTCCTGGCGAATGGAAGAAGGCCAAGGAACTGATCGCGGCGGGTACCGCCATCGACTACAAGGGCGCAGCCGGTGATCACAACTTCGACGCCAAGGGCGACGTTCCGGGCACCTACGCCCTCTTTGAAGTCGGCTCCAACGGCTTCGAAACCATCACCGAGATGAAATAA